Proteins encoded by one window of Rutidosis leptorrhynchoides isolate AG116_Rl617_1_P2 chromosome 7, CSIRO_AGI_Rlap_v1, whole genome shotgun sequence:
- the LOC139859871 gene encoding uncharacterized protein: protein MSQDWDISQGYACILAGKKKITPFTAIRSSCYSQLTFSTEKIIDDTPKTDEVREEEDEEEEEEEEDIASASHQDTILATLPPSAKRRRTGQIPSSSAQQGAGPSSSQQQITLPNLDTNMLSSLLKGPPHSYEDFMTFLNAMVCPSLAQFFSNLSDADAKKVKAQSIILNIASGLNDLQRLSDLQNSEVTTNKELSAEKEKVTKAKRIAT from the exons atgagccaagattgggatatctcTCAAGGTTATGCTTGTATTCTTGCTGGGaaaaaga AAATTACTCCGTTTACCGCTATACGATCATCATGTTATTCACAGCTTACTTTTAGCACtgagaaaattattgatgatacccccaaaacagatgaagtgagggaggaggaagatgaagaagaagaagaagaagaagaagacatag ctagtgcatcacatcaagacactatcttagcaactcttccgccttccgccaagaggagaagaactggtcaaattccttcGTCATCTGCTCAACAgggagctggccctagttcttctcaacaacaaattacgcttcccaatcttgacacaaacatgctctcttctcttttaaaaggaccaccacattCGTATGAAGATTTCATGACTTTTCTGAATGCTATGGTGTGCCCTTCACTAGCGCAATTTTTTAGCAActtatctgatgcagatgccaagaaagttaaggcacaaagcattattctgaacattgcttctggtttgaatgaccttcaacgcctatctgatttgcagaacagtgaagtcactacaaataaggagctatctgctgaaaaggagaaagtaaCCAAGGCTAAACGAATAGCCACATAG